A region from the Pararge aegeria chromosome Z, ilParAegt1.1, whole genome shotgun sequence genome encodes:
- the LOC120636662 gene encoding protein ALP1-like isoform X2 — MTQSTFRRRSGDAQLRMSVSSFECLLKSLEPHIRKNYTNMRNPVEPVEMLGITLRYLGSGNSITDLHFKFKRGKSTIAYIIQRVCRAIWTNLLRDNIPELTTESFQTIARGFDVKANFPQCVGAIDGKHIRVCNPANSGSLFFNYKAFFSIVLLAIVDSNYKFVFVDIGAYGKECDSTILQNSKLYELMINNNLPLPQPQPLSGSNIPTPYVFVGDEAFGLSKHIMRPYGGQNLDLQQKVFNYRLSRARRYVECAFGIMANKWRIFHRPIDVSYDFATDIIKACCVLHNFVADRDGFRQRDKFAISVDEFLPIQPVHEEQTAPNVIRQQYATYFMTRGTLPWQLNKV; from the exons ATGACGCAGTCAACGTTCCGTCGGCGCAGCGGCGACGCACAGTTGCG aatgaGTGTATCCAGCTTCGAATGTTTATTGAAGTCCTTAGAACCACACATACGaaaaaactatactaatatGAGGAATCCAGTGGAACCAGTAGAAATGCTGGGAATCACTTTAag atACCTAGGAAGTGGAAATTCAATAACTGAtttacatttcaaattcaaacgGGGAAAATCTACTATTGCATATATAATACAAAGAGTTTGTCGTGCTATATGGACCAATCTTCTTCGAGACAACATCCCTGAACTGACAACTGAAAGTTTCCAAACAATAGCGAGGGGTTTTGATGTAAAGGCAAATTTTCCTCAATGTGTTGGTGCCATCGACGGCAAACATATCCGCGTGTGTAATCCTGCAAATAGTggctcacttttttttaattataaagcctTTTTTTCGATTGTGTTGCTAGCTATTGTGGATTCAAATTACAAATTCGTATTTGTCGACATCGGTGCATACGGAAAAGAATGCGATTCAACCATATTACAAAATTCTAAACTGTACGAGCTAATGATTAACAACAACTTACCACTACCTCAACCCCAGCCACTCTCTGGTAGCAATATACCAACCCCGTATGTATTTGTGGGTGACGAAGCTTTTGGACTGAGCAAACATATTATGCGTCCATATGGCGGTCAAAATCTCGACTTACAACAAAAGGTTTTCAATTACCGTCTAAGCAGAGCCAGAAGATATGTCGAATGCGCTTTTGGGATTATGGCTAACAAATGGCGCATTTTTCACAGACCGATAGACGTGTCCTATGACTTCGCTACTGACATTATAAAAGCATGTTGTGTATTACACAATTTTGTCGCTGATCGAGACGGTTTTAGACAAAGAGATAAATTTGCTATAAGTGTTGATGAATTTCTCCCAATACAACCCGTACATGAAGAACAGACAGCACCGAATGTCATAAGACAGCAATATGCGACCTATTTTATGACTAGAGGAACTCTGCCTTGGCAGCTAAATAAGGTATAA
- the LOC120636662 gene encoding protein ALP1-like isoform X1 — MDRKRRLALLLLLRHRRNRRKITRRYWISPFISLRNRDGQFFFLEYRELLLDEKKFYNFFRMSVSSFECLLKSLEPHIRKNYTNMRNPVEPVEMLGITLRYLGSGNSITDLHFKFKRGKSTIAYIIQRVCRAIWTNLLRDNIPELTTESFQTIARGFDVKANFPQCVGAIDGKHIRVCNPANSGSLFFNYKAFFSIVLLAIVDSNYKFVFVDIGAYGKECDSTILQNSKLYELMINNNLPLPQPQPLSGSNIPTPYVFVGDEAFGLSKHIMRPYGGQNLDLQQKVFNYRLSRARRYVECAFGIMANKWRIFHRPIDVSYDFATDIIKACCVLHNFVADRDGFRQRDKFAISVDEFLPIQPVHEEQTAPNVIRQQYATYFMTRGTLPWQLNKV, encoded by the exons ATGGATCGGAAAAGACGTCTAGCATTGCTCCTATTACTACGTCACCGCCGAAATCGACGCAAGATCACAAGACGGTACTGGATCAGTCCTTTCATTTCATTAAGAAATCGTGatggacagtttttttttttagaatatcgGGAGTTGCTATTAGACGAaaagaagttttataatttttttagaatgaGTGTATCCAGCTTCGAATGTTTATTGAAGTCCTTAGAACCACACATACGaaaaaactatactaatatGAGGAATCCAGTGGAACCAGTAGAAATGCTGGGAATCACTTTAag atACCTAGGAAGTGGAAATTCAATAACTGAtttacatttcaaattcaaacgGGGAAAATCTACTATTGCATATATAATACAAAGAGTTTGTCGTGCTATATGGACCAATCTTCTTCGAGACAACATCCCTGAACTGACAACTGAAAGTTTCCAAACAATAGCGAGGGGTTTTGATGTAAAGGCAAATTTTCCTCAATGTGTTGGTGCCATCGACGGCAAACATATCCGCGTGTGTAATCCTGCAAATAGTggctcacttttttttaattataaagcctTTTTTTCGATTGTGTTGCTAGCTATTGTGGATTCAAATTACAAATTCGTATTTGTCGACATCGGTGCATACGGAAAAGAATGCGATTCAACCATATTACAAAATTCTAAACTGTACGAGCTAATGATTAACAACAACTTACCACTACCTCAACCCCAGCCACTCTCTGGTAGCAATATACCAACCCCGTATGTATTTGTGGGTGACGAAGCTTTTGGACTGAGCAAACATATTATGCGTCCATATGGCGGTCAAAATCTCGACTTACAACAAAAGGTTTTCAATTACCGTCTAAGCAGAGCCAGAAGATATGTCGAATGCGCTTTTGGGATTATGGCTAACAAATGGCGCATTTTTCACAGACCGATAGACGTGTCCTATGACTTCGCTACTGACATTATAAAAGCATGTTGTGTATTACACAATTTTGTCGCTGATCGAGACGGTTTTAGACAAAGAGATAAATTTGCTATAAGTGTTGATGAATTTCTCCCAATACAACCCGTACATGAAGAACAGACAGCACCGAATGTCATAAGACAGCAATATGCGACCTATTTTATGACTAGAGGAACTCTGCCTTGGCAGCTAAATAAGGTATAA